A single genomic interval of Marmota flaviventris isolate mMarFla1 chromosome 14, mMarFla1.hap1, whole genome shotgun sequence harbors:
- the Rad51ap2 gene encoding RAD51-associated protein 2: MPLTHPTPPLCDLREPPSSLPSPEEPDSQPPSSKRLRLEEPGGVSEAGWRLLWLPRLSEVEVRELPPRPLEAFLIPMDAIFGNPAASRVEQSVGGEQRSSLGGQDSRPPTPSSSPSLAPRSVRAGPRAHGCRPGQLDRGASSAPCSGGARAGVGLSPPAASTRGRRGGRHRDRGRVFPRVLKDTSYIRQAETPFLDVTFYKEARSTFGEIKNRCEVDSVMPSNRKENNILSSILKIPKSQNQPSLEIAKPSYFRESITIRIPEFPTVLNSNVSFVYLKERAKKKNDKLEAYVRDFTNICWSQNRPDVKKQKLQDDKKSVDVENDLTGYYGSNPQSVSNQNNFESKKDLISLKYYHYSSIKCDVRDSKKNFTITLEKASREEAVTSLNNYISTRLEKSPNWDCNIGRILKRNRQSCWIMKSYKINCENMKKPREMNSLQLLVKDLVNKKDYYNTKVMNVSEQSKPLMIGMLGSQENLIRIDWLNGKGENDNILQLKYYTIQNDFDLSKIFQSFTTEIFNFLNNISGNKKDNNILAWYKILKGKKQIGIQNITTRNMNVNIKNDKYLQTHVLEHLNVILKINRASLFSNFDSLIRIENDSELKEGCIFKWIVCLNHPKNITMENSIVYLIWILTFSRLLENNMRPLLKKRKLFKTKQLLEGSKKENMDSFRTTFETHEKMEFDDMEEISLTKESSYKNMNCPEQLMNVENWAHCSLNTVKTHLKSGPQFIQNSHACNNKKYYEIKTYNKDLDTERKQEHHKISKFNSKCIFEDFFNVRQQAILASQNSLHREKVNTTCTIQVPNSKNLLSENKEKKYDFVLKKEVKVTTQSLTDICQLHNNNPIGKDDSFSPMHGRLSVQSGSLMRKKAHVEETQSVNQNNVRDRNEYESILQESELANSKFSHPKNDSALYVNLQFEANSSEENNECFQDLNARCLSSEALTIEIDFEMKSKFDLVLKELHMFHEISKENEIPSTVETTNGQKNYFGKSNDIEEEEIETEKDLKMIVAHKTRTSLPCEKVAGLSMHKTHQGLFKWKTIPNNGEQEVPKEHCYRTSKEQLLYSTSKEDGKKPLPKRPAVFPDECKEEKFNYLLREGSHFSHGISRVHPLKTCNRPIRIGLSRKARIKQLHPYLK, from the exons ATGCCCCTCACACACCCCACGCCGCCGCTCTGCGATCTCAGGGAGCCTCCCTCCTCCTTACCTTCTCCGGAGGAACCTGATTCCCAACCGCCTAGTAGCAAGCGGCTCCGTCTGGAGGAGCCTGGCGGAGTCTCTGAGGCGGGGTGGCGGCTGCTTTGGCTGCCTCGCTTGTCTGAGGTAGAGGTCAGGGAGTTGCCGCCCAGACCCCTCGAGGCCTTCCTAATTCCAATGGATGCGATTTTTGGTAACCCCGCAGCCTCGCGCGTGGAGCAGTCGGTCGGCGGGGAGCAGAGAAGCAGTCTGGGAGGCCAGGATAGCAGACCCCCGACGCCTAGCAGTTCGCCGTCCCTCGCCCCACGGAGCGTGCGCGCGGGTCCCAGGGCTCACGGGTGCCGACCCGGGCAGCTGGACAGGGGCGCTTCCAGCGCGCCCTGCAGTGGGGGAGCTCGGGCCGGGGTCGGTCTGTCTCCGCCCGCAGCCTCCACGCGTGGCAGACGTGGAGGCAGACACCGGGACCGAGGGAGGGTGTTTCCAAGGGTTCTGAAAGACACTAGTTACATAAGGCAGGCAGAAACCCCATTTTTAGACGTTACCTTTTACAAGGAAGCTAGATCAACGTTTGGTGAAATTAAGAACAGATGTGAAGTTGACAGTGTTATGCCATCAAAtcgaaaagaaaataacattttgtcATCTATACTAAAAATACCAAAATCTCAAAACCAGCCCAGCTTGGAAATTGCCAAACCCAGCTATTTTAGAGAGAGCATCACAATAAGAATCCCTGAGTTTCCAACGGTTTTAAATAGCAACGTGTCCTTTGTCTATTTAAaggaaagagcaaagaaaaagaatgacaaaCTTGAGGCATATGTTAGGGATTTCACAAACATTTGCTGGTCCCAAAATAGACCTGATGTTAAGAAGCAAAAGTTACAGGATGATAAAAAAAGTGTAGATGTGGAAAATGATCTTACTGGATATTATGGAAGTAACCCCCAGTCAGTCAGCaaccaaaacaattttgagaGTAAAAAAGACTTGATCAGTTTAAAATACTATCATTACAGTAGTATCAAGTGTGATGTAAGAGACTCTAAAAAGAATTTCACTATAACACTAGAAAAGGCAAGTCGGGAGGAAGCAGTAACAAGCCTGAACAATTATATATCTACCAGGTTGGAGAAATCCCCAAACTGGGACTGTAACATAGGAcgtattttgaaaagaaacaggCAAAGTTGTTGGATTATGAAAAGTTACAAGATCAACTGTGAGAATATGAAAAAACCTAGAGAAATGAATTCGCTACAATTGCTAGTAAAAGATCTTGTAAACAAGAAAGATTATTACAATACAAAAGTCATGAATGTGAGTGAACAGTCAAAGCCTCTGATGATAGGAATGCTGGGTAGCcaagaaaatttaataagaattGACTGGTTAAATGGTAAGGGAGAAAATGATAATATACTACAGTTGAAATACTACACTATACAAAATGACTTCGATTTAAGCAAGATTTTTCAAAGTTTCActacagaaatttttaatttcctcaataacatttcaggaaataaaaaagataataatattttggcCTGGTATAAAATTTTGAAAGGCAAAAAGCAAATTGGTATTCAAAATAtaacaaccagaaatatgaatgTCAACATAAAGAATGACAAATATTTACAAACCCATGTTTTAGaacatttaaatgtcattttgaaaattaacagaGCTTCTTTGTTCAGTAACTTTGATTCTTTAATAAGAATTGAAAATGATTCTGAATTGAAAGAAGGATGTATTTTCAAATGGATAGTGTGTTTAAACCATCCAAAAAATATTACAATGGAAAATTCTATTGTATATCTAATATGGATTTTAACTTTTTCAAGACTCTTAGAAAATAATATGAGACCTttgttaaagaaaagaaagctgtTTAAAACCAAACAACTTCTTGAAGGatctaagaaagaaaacatggatTCCTTCAGGACAACTTttgaaacacatgaaaaaatggaaTTTGATGACATGGAAGAAATTTCTTTGACAAAGGAATCTAGTTACAAGAATATGAATTGTCCTGAACAACTCATGAATGTAGAAAATTGGGCTCACTGTAGTCTTAATACTGTTAAAACACACCTGAAGTCTGGTCCTCAATTTATACAGAATAGCCATgcatgtaataataaaaaatattatgaaataaaaacatataacaAAGATTTAGATACTGAAAGAAAGCAGGAACACCATAAGATTAGTAAATTCAATTCTAAATGCATATTTGAAGATTTCTTTAATGTTAGGCAACAGGCCATATTGGCAAGCCAAAATTCATTACATAGGGAAAAGGTCAATACCACATGTACAATTCAAGTGCCAAATTCTAAGAACTTGCTaagtgaaaacaaagaaaaaaaatatgactttgttttgaagaaagaagtaaaagtcACAACACAAAGTTTAACAGATATCTGCCAACTTCACAACAATAATCCAATAGGAAAGGACGATAGTTTTTCCCCAATGCATGGCAGGCTTTCTGTGCAGTCAGGGTCATTAATGAGAAAGAAAGCACATGTGGAAGAAACTCAGTCTGTTAATCAAAATAATGTAAGGGACAGAAATGAATATGAGAGTATTTTGCAAGAAAGTGAGTTAGCTAATTCAAAGTTTTCTCATCCAAAGAATGACTCTGCATTATATGTTAATCTTCAGTTTGAAGCTAATTCAAGTGAAGAAAACAATGAATGTTTTCAGGATTTAAATGCTAGATGTTTATCATCAGAAGCTCTGACAATAGAAATAGATTTTGAGATGAAGAGTAAATTTGATTTAGTACTTAAAGAACTTCATATGTTTCATGAAATtagtaaggaaaatgaaattccAAGCACTGTGGAAACAACTAATGGGCaaaaaaattactttggaaaaaGTAATGATATTGAGGAGGAAGaaatagagacagaaaaagatttgaaaatgatTGTAGCCCACAAAACCCGCACATCTTTGCCCTGTGAAAAGGTAGCAGGTCTTAGTATGCATAAAACTCACCAAGGtttatttaaatggaaaacaaTACCCAATAATGGAGAACAGGAAGTTCCTAAAGAGCATTGCTATAGAACATCAAAGGAACAATTACTCTATTCTACTTCCAAGGAAG ATGgtaaaaaacctttacctaaaagACCTGCTGTTTTTCCTGATGAatgtaaggaagaaaaatttaattatctACTGAGGGAAG GTAGTCATTTTTCACATGGCATTTCAAGAGTACATCCACTTAAGACATGCAACCGACCAATCAGGATTGGCTTGTCAAGAAAAGCTAGGATTAAACAACTTCATCCCTACCTGAAATAA